The Cyclobacterium amurskyense genome contains the following window.
GGTGATTTCCCTCATAACCCTGAACCATTACCTGAACACCTTCGAGACATTTCCTTAAAATTGGAAAATGGTAATTTTGATCTTGGGATAGTAGTTGACCCAGATGTGGATAGGCTAGCATTTTTAAATGAAGATGGAAGCTTCTTTGGTGAAGAATACACCTTGGTAGCAGTAGCTGATTATGTGCTTTCCAACCAGAATGGGAATACGGTATCAAATCTTAGCTCCACCAGGGCTTTACGAGACGTTACCGAAAGACATGGAGGAGAATACCATGCTGCAGCTGTGGGTGAAGTAAATGTAGTTACTCAAATGAAAGCCACGAATGCAATTATTGGTGGAGAAGGCAATGGTGGCGTGATCTATCCAGAGTCTCATTATGGTAGAGATGCATTAGTAGGTATAGGATTATTCCTAACCCACTTGGCTAAATTCGGAAAATCTGCCAGTAGATTGAGAGCTACCTACCCAGGCTATTTTATCTCTAAGAACAAAATCGAGCTTACTCCTTCCATCAATGTGGACAGCATTCTCGACAAAATCCAACGCAAGTACCAAAAATACCCTATCAATACAATTGATGGGGTGAAAATAGAATTTGAGAAAGAGTGGGTTCACCTTAGAAAATCAAATACTGAACCAATCATTCGTATTTATTCCGAATCAGGAACTGCTGCTACGGCTGATCATTTGGCGAATAAAATTATTTTGGACATCAAAGAGATAATTTCAGAAAAATAATCTGAGATTATTCAATTTTATACCATGAGCGATTTGGCTTCCATTTACCTTGACAATGCAGCAACTACTCCTATGGATGAGAAAGTGCTGGAAGTAATGTTGCCTTATTATAAAAATAATTATGGGAATCCTTCTTCCGTTCATAGTCATGGCAGAAACGCAAGAGAAGCTTTAGAGAAAGCAAGAAAGAAAATCGCTAGTCTGCTTAATGCCAGCCCTGGAGAAATTGTTTTCACATCCGGAGGAACTGAGGCTGATAACATGGCTATATGTGGTGCTATTTCTACTTTTGGTATAGAACATATCATCACCTCTCCTTTGGAGCATCATGCAGTATTGCATGTGGCAGAGCAGGTGGCAAAAGAAAAAAACATCCGATTAAGTTTACTTGAATGCGATGCTGAGGGCAATCTAAATTTAGATCAACTTGCCTTATTGTTAGAAAAAGAACCTAACAGCTTGGTCAGCCTTATGCATGGCAATAATGAAATAGGAAACCTTAATGATATTGAAAGAATAGCTGCCTTGTGTAACAAGCATGGCAGCTATTTTCATTCAGACACGGTTCAGACAATGGGGCATTATCCCATTGACCTGAAATCCCTCCCCATTCATGCCCTTTCAGGTTCTGCTCATAAGTTTCATGGCCCAAAAGGTGTAGGATTTATTTATATCAATAAAAATAAAAAGATAAACCCATTGATTTTGGGTGGAGGTCAAGAAAGAAACAATAGAGGTGGCACTGAAAATATTGCTGGTATTATTGCCATGGCCAAAGCACTTGAACTGGCCTACAATAATCAGGCATCACATGCTCAGGAAATACTGCAATTAAAAGTTTACTTTAAAGAGAAAATAGAGAAGGCCATCCCAGGAGTTACTTTCAATGGATTGTCTGGAAACTTGGATAAAAGCCTTTACACTGTACTTAATGTTAGTTTTCCGCCTTCCGAAAACAATCAAGGCATGTTGTTGTTTCACCTTGATTTAGAAGGGATTTCCGTCTCAGGAGGATCAGCCTGTTCCAGTGGAGCTCGCCTAGGTTCACATGTACTTAATGCCCTTCAAACAGATCCGAGTAGGGAGAATGTCAGGTTTTCATTCAGCAGGTTTAACAACAAAGCTGAAATAGACCATGTTGTAAAAACCCTAGCGGGATTGTACCAAGCATAGAAGCCATCCTATTAAAATGGCAACTTTGACAAATCTACATTTCCACCAGATAAAATTACACCTACTTTCTTTCCTTCAAATAAGCTTTTGTTTTTTAATACAATAGCCAAAGACACCGCACTACTCGGTTCTATCACAATTTTCATCCGTTCATAGATTATTCGCATGGCAGCAATGATCTGAGAATCATCTACCGTTAAGATATCTTCTACTTTGTTGGAGATTATATCAAAATTAATCTCACCTAATGAAGTCAAAAGGCCATCCGCAATGCTGTTAGGTTTTTCTATAGGAATCCAATATCCTGCAACAAAAGATCTTCTAGCATCATCAGCCCCTTCAGGTTCTGCACCAATCACCTTTGTATGTGGAGAATAAAACCCTGTTGCCAATGCTGTACCTGCCAGCAATCCACCTCCCCCCACAGGCGCTATCAATACATCAAGTGAATAACCCGCATCAAAAAGCTCTAAAGCGCAGGTCGCTTGTCCCTCAATAACATCGAGATGATTATAAGGAGGAATAAATGTTGCACCATACTTGTCCACTACATTCTTCAAACCCTGTTCTCTGGCAAGTAGATTCGGCTCACATTCAATTATTATTCCCCCATATCCTTTCACCGCCCTCTTCTTCACATCAGGAGCATTGGCGGGCATCACTATATAGGCAGGTATTCTGGCCACCTTGGCCGCACGAGCGAGTGCAGCGGCATGGTTACCGGAAGAATGAGTAGCTACTCCTTTCGCCCTTTCCTCCTTGGACAATTTGAGAACGGCATTGGCGGCACCTCTTGCTTTAAAAGCTCCAACTTTCTGAAAGTTCTCACACTTAAAAAACAATTCACAACCTGCCAACTCATTAATAGCTTCAGAATGTAACACTGGCGTACGATGGACCAAATGGTCTATTCTTTCTCTTGCCTCTCTTATACTTTGAGAGGATATATTTGGGTGAGTCTTCATATTCCAAAATTGCATATTATCTATACAATAGGCAATTAAATTTGAATGATTCCCCATTGGCAAGAAAAATGAAAGCTACCCTTTTGCAACAGACTAAATTTCCTATATTGAAAATTATTTTCAAATTATCCATATAATCTATTAAAGCAGTATGTCAATCAAATATCAGGAATTTCACCCCATAATGGGAGAAAATCTGAATGATAGCAATACCATTTTGATGGACATGAGTGAAAAAAACCCAGATCTTAAGAAAATAGACCTGCTAGACACCATTGTTTTTGAGGAATACATCAACAAACTATTAAAGCAAAGTAGCAAAAGATTTGGAATAGGAGGATATCTAGAACAGCGAAACATTTACCGGAGGAGCACAGTTTTTAAAGAAAACTCTGATTCAAAATTTCGAAATATCCACTTAGGAATAGATATTTGGTCCTATACAAATAGCCAAGTGTATTGTCCTTTTGATGGAGTAGTTCATAGTTTTCAGGACAATAAAGGTTTTGGCAACTATGGTCCAACTATCATACTGGAACATTTCTGGCAGGGGGAAACCATCTACAGTCTTTACGGCCATCTAAGTACAAAGGACTTAAAAAGTTTAAGCGTTGGCCAATCAATCCTTAAAGGTGAAAATATTGGACATCTAGGATCTCCCATAGAAAATGGTAACTGGCCTCCCCACTTGCACTTTCAAATGATCCGAAATCTAGAAAACAAACAAGGTGATTACCCAGGGGTATGTTCATCTTCAGAGAAAGAAAAATACAAAGAAAATTGCCCAAACCCTGCCTCTTGGCTTGGAATCCCAGCCAATGTTATTTATTGAAAAATTGAAATGAGTTCTATTATTAAGGAAATAAGTATTTTGCGTAAAGAGCTTCACCAGTCACCTGAGGTTTCTGGAAATGAACAAAAAACTTCCAAAAAAATCCGGTCGTTTTTTGAAAATTTATCACCAGATGAAATCGTAGATGATTTGGGGATAAATGGTTTAGCTATTGTCTTCAAAGGCAAAGAAGATGGGCCATCGACATTATTCAGGGCTGAACTTGATGCCTTGCCTATCTTAGAAAACAGCAAATTACCATATAAAAGTAAAAGTGAAGGTGTAGCCCATTCCTGCGGACATGATGGACACATGGCCATTCTTGCCGGAATAGGATTAAAAATAGCGAGTCAAAGACCAAAAAAAGGGAAGGTAATTCTGTTGTTTCAACCATCGGAAGAAACTGGAGAAGGCGCTAAACAGGTATTAGAATCCCCTAATTTCCAAAAGGTCAAACCTGACTTTTCCTTTGCTTTGCACAACTTACCAGGCTACCCGCTTGGACAGGTTATATTAAAAAAAGGCGCGTTTACCGCCGCCTCAAAAGGCATGATTATAGAATTAAAAGGAAGAACAAGTCATGCAGCCCATCCTGAAAATGCAATAAGTCCAGCCAATGCCATGTGTCAATTGATCTCAGGCTTACAAAAATTGCCAGAGCAAATTAATTCTTTTTCCTTGGTAACTGTAATCCATGCTCAACTTGGAGAAGTAGCCTTTGGCACCACTCCAGGGGCTGCCACGGTCATGGCTACTCTCCGGACATTCGACAATGCTGTTATGGACACATTAACCGAAAGCGCAATCACTTTATCTAAAAAGGTCTCTACCGAGCATGGTTTGGAATTGATTACTAGTTTTAGGGAAGAATTTCAAGCTGTAGAAAATGACAGTGAGGCTTGTGATATAGTAGAAGATGCAGCGGATCAATTGTCCCTTAACAAAAACACTGTCCCTACTCCCTTTCGATGGTCCGAAGATTTCGGTAACTTATCAAGTGGGACCAAAAGCATGCTCTTCGGTATAGGTTCAGGAGAGAATCATCCTCAATTGCATGAAAACAGTTATGATTTTCCAGATGAGCTATTGCCCATTGGTGTTGATTTGTTCAATAAGATTATAAAAAAACTAAACCACTAAAAAGATGGACCATACCTCTTTCATAGAAATAAGCAAAAGTGCTTATAGCAATAATATCAGGTTTATCAAAAGCCAAATAGGGGATAATGTAACCATCTCATCTGTAATTAAAGGAAACGCTTATGGTCATGGCATTGAAAATACAGTAAAAATCGCCGAAAGCGTAGGAATAAGACATTTCAGTGCATTTAGCACTGATGAGGCCATAAGAGTACAAAAATCCTCCACAAAAAAGAGTCAGATTATGATTATGGGTATGGTCCAAAATGAAGACCTTTCCTATTTAATTGAGAATGGCATCAGTTTCTATGTTTTTGAAATGGATCGCTTGGAGTCTGCAGTTCTTAAAAGCAAAGAAACTGGTAAAAAAGCCATGATCCACGTAGAAGTCGAAACAGGCTTTCATAGAACAGGTTTTGAATGGGATGAAAAGCAAGCTCTTTTAGATACTTTGAAAGAAAACAGTAATCACTTACAGTTGTGTGGATTGTGCACCCACTACGCAGGTGCTGAAAGCGTGGCCAATTATGTACGGGTACAAAATCAAAT
Protein-coding sequences here:
- the glmM gene encoding phosphoglucosamine mutase; the protein is MALIKSISGIRGTIGGKPGEGLSPLDIVKFSAAYGAWVLENSPNKKIILGRDARISGQMVSQLVASTLQGLGLHVIDLGLSTTPTVELAVPKENAGGGIIITASHNPIQWNALKLLNAQGEFISDSEGKEVLDKAEKEDFTFAEVRKLGSYTQREDYLDIHIQHVLDLALVDKEAIAARKFKVVIDCVNSSGGIVVPKLLTALGVEVIEEMYCEPNGDFPHNPEPLPEHLRDISLKLENGNFDLGIVVDPDVDRLAFLNEDGSFFGEEYTLVAVADYVLSNQNGNTVSNLSSTRALRDVTERHGGEYHAAAVGEVNVVTQMKATNAIIGGEGNGGVIYPESHYGRDALVGIGLFLTHLAKFGKSASRLRATYPGYFISKNKIELTPSINVDSILDKIQRKYQKYPINTIDGVKIEFEKEWVHLRKSNTEPIIRIYSESGTAATADHLANKIILDIKEIISEK
- a CDS encoding cysteine desulfurase family protein — translated: MSDLASIYLDNAATTPMDEKVLEVMLPYYKNNYGNPSSVHSHGRNAREALEKARKKIASLLNASPGEIVFTSGGTEADNMAICGAISTFGIEHIITSPLEHHAVLHVAEQVAKEKNIRLSLLECDAEGNLNLDQLALLLEKEPNSLVSLMHGNNEIGNLNDIERIAALCNKHGSYFHSDTVQTMGHYPIDLKSLPIHALSGSAHKFHGPKGVGFIYINKNKKINPLILGGGQERNNRGGTENIAGIIAMAKALELAYNNQASHAQEILQLKVYFKEKIEKAIPGVTFNGLSGNLDKSLYTVLNVSFPPSENNQGMLLFHLDLEGISVSGGSACSSGARLGSHVLNALQTDPSRENVRFSFSRFNNKAEIDHVVKTLAGLYQA
- a CDS encoding pyridoxal-phosphate dependent enzyme, with the translated sequence MKTHPNISSQSIREARERIDHLVHRTPVLHSEAINELAGCELFFKCENFQKVGAFKARGAANAVLKLSKEERAKGVATHSSGNHAAALARAAKVARIPAYIVMPANAPDVKKRAVKGYGGIIIECEPNLLAREQGLKNVVDKYGATFIPPYNHLDVIEGQATCALELFDAGYSLDVLIAPVGGGGLLAGTALATGFYSPHTKVIGAEPEGADDARRSFVAGYWIPIEKPNSIADGLLTSLGEINFDIISNKVEDILTVDDSQIIAAMRIIYERMKIVIEPSSAVSLAIVLKNKSLFEGKKVGVILSGGNVDLSKLPF
- a CDS encoding peptidoglycan DD-metalloendopeptidase family protein: MSIKYQEFHPIMGENLNDSNTILMDMSEKNPDLKKIDLLDTIVFEEYINKLLKQSSKRFGIGGYLEQRNIYRRSTVFKENSDSKFRNIHLGIDIWSYTNSQVYCPFDGVVHSFQDNKGFGNYGPTIILEHFWQGETIYSLYGHLSTKDLKSLSVGQSILKGENIGHLGSPIENGNWPPHLHFQMIRNLENKQGDYPGVCSSSEKEKYKENCPNPASWLGIPANVIY
- a CDS encoding amidohydrolase, with translation MSSIIKEISILRKELHQSPEVSGNEQKTSKKIRSFFENLSPDEIVDDLGINGLAIVFKGKEDGPSTLFRAELDALPILENSKLPYKSKSEGVAHSCGHDGHMAILAGIGLKIASQRPKKGKVILLFQPSEETGEGAKQVLESPNFQKVKPDFSFALHNLPGYPLGQVILKKGAFTAASKGMIIELKGRTSHAAHPENAISPANAMCQLISGLQKLPEQINSFSLVTVIHAQLGEVAFGTTPGAATVMATLRTFDNAVMDTLTESAITLSKKVSTEHGLELITSFREEFQAVENDSEACDIVEDAADQLSLNKNTVPTPFRWSEDFGNLSSGTKSMLFGIGSGENHPQLHENSYDFPDELLPIGVDLFNKIIKKLNH